From the genome of Aspergillus fumigatus Af293 chromosome 1, whole genome shotgun sequence, one region includes:
- the abp2 gene encoding putative ARS binding protein Abp2 produces MESSFTSVIPQSEPNDIGGTPAVIQQYARYSSTLEPGLQSGSSLGSARSRLGASKSPPLHRKATPRSLQSSPTGLRPVAPATSATRSGPSMSPPVYDTVRQRQAREPMDQAVSRGLPSRDIRDETIDDAYVSFILYCNPNVPMSTDTTELRKTFRSPPRSDGKSFSIFTLWELIRKLDNKELKTWIQLAIELGVEPPSAEKKQSTQKVQQYAVRLKRWMRAMHVDAFFEYCLGHPHPYYTQLPASNAAVSDTRDGVPLEEDLALRALVPEWKPKRGRKRADEREQANEKPTKRPQLDTSVGVLQAGSFTDQSATFPQSAIPFSAFPDNDPWMTAASSFPADGSTDNQQGQELRWRPLERDASPAGYPQSAIIPRGHHPSEVLLPTAEPRSAIDPSSGEKSRSRRRHGPAVSSAWPNSNASITGKTRGRPPQRGVVSGPFSTFPVNPSRTDSRPSQGPGSRSSPAMVVERNSTTRADSQYQQSPTPFPHATARPNKLQLQVPQHLGGPVRLATPPTLMVNGMSTPSASLKVEPSHRNGSSAHSSDFFGGSTVQNVMPHTNTNSLSGNNATLDISLDDVARVLSDELLRAKLTGRAVPLSAEEARALAFSILRRLSANYMRLPSGLSALASALYLGLGAHFGFTNPVLSSMTVNVERVPVAAGEGPSMAADRTSPNLTYTISHEYRHDSQFSTKVVYSDTGISTTDVSKPEGSSRMTEDMDNSVIELDSMTDADYEVDGAESTASEMTWKQRYMKLRAQMQKRERSLSQYKRKILESVMADI; encoded by the exons ATGGAAAGCTCTTTCACCAGTGTGATACCACAGTCGGAACCGAATGATATTGGAGGAACTCCGGCGGTTATCCAGCAGTATGCGAGATACTCGTCTACGTTGGAGCCAGGATTACAGAGTGGCTCTTCGTTAGGGAGCGCCCGCAGTCGGTTAGGGGCGTCAAAGTCTCCTCCCCTACATCGCAAAGCGACCCCTCGCAGTCTGCAATCTTCCCCTACTGGTTTACGACCAGTTGCGCCTGCCACGTCAGCTACGCGCTCTGGACCATCGATGTCTCCTCCAGTTTATGATACTGTTCGCCAGAGGCAGGCTCGGGAACCAATGGATCAGGCAGTCTCGCGGGGCTTGCCCTCTCGCGATATTAGAGATGAAACCATTGACGATGCTTATGTGTCGTTCATTCTTTACTGTAACCCAAACGTTCCAATGTCCACAGACACCACCGAGCTGCGAAAGACTTTCCGGTCTCCGCCTAGAAGCGATGGCAAAAGCTTCAGCATCTTCACCCTCTGGGAGCTTATTCGGAAGCTGGACAATAAGGAGCTGAAAACTTGGATTCAGTTGGCGATTGAACTAGGCGTAGAACCCCCTtcggcggagaagaagcaaagtACGCAAAAGGTTCAGCAATATGCGGTACGACTCAAG CGTTGGATGCGCGCAATGCATGTAGACGCCTTTTTCGAATACTGCCTTGGCCATCCTCATCCGTACTACACCCAGCTTCCGGCCTCTAATGCCGCGGTCAGTGACACTCGCGACGGCGTACCGCTAGAAGAAGACCTTGCCTTGCGTGCGCTTGTCCCTGAGTGGAAACCGAAACGTGGGCGCAAACGGGCCGATGAAAGGGAGCAAGCTAACGAGAAGCCAACGAAACGACCTCAGCTAGATACGTCCGTGGGGGTGTTGCAGGCGGGTTCATTTACAGATCAGTCTGCAACATTTCCGCAGAGCGCCATCCCATTTAGTGCTTTCCCTGACAACGATCCATGGATGACCGCTGCATCGTCATTCCCAGCTGATGGATCTACCGACAACCAGCAAGGCCAAGAGCTTCGGTGGAGACCTCTAGAGCGAGACGCATCGCCTGCTGGATATCCACAGTCAGCGATAATTCCACGAGGGCATCATCCATCAGAAGTTCTTCTGCCAACGGCAGAACCACGCTCGGCGATCGATCCGTCCTCTGGTGAAAAGTCGCGATCTCGGAGGCGGCATGGTCCAGCGGTTTCTTCTGCCTGGCCGAACAGCAATGCTTCGATCACAGGGAAGACTCGGGGTAGGCCTCCGCAGAGAGGCGTTGTCTCTGGTCCATTCTCCACGTTTCCCGTGAATCCTAGTCGGACTGATTCCAGGCCAAGTCAGGGTCCGGGGTCAAGATCTTCGCCTGCTATGGTGGTAGAGCGGAATTCTACAACTCGCGCAGACTCCCAGTATCAACAGTCGCCCACTCCTTTTCCTCATGCGACTGCCAGACCAAACAAGCTTCAGCTACAAGTTCCACAACACCTGGGCGGACCTGTCCGCCTTGCCACACCACCGACGCTAATGGTCAATGGAATGAGTACTCCGTCTGCATCCCTTAAGGTGGAACCTAGTCATCGGAACGGCTCTAGCGCTCATTCAAGTGACTTTTTCGGCGGGAGTACTGTACAAAACGTCATGCCGCATACGAATACCAATTCTCTGTCTGGTAACAACGCGACCTTGGACATTAGCCTTGACGATGTCGCCCGTGTCCTCTCAGACGAGCTACTCCGCGCGAAGCTCACAGGCAGAGCAGTACCTCTGAGCGCTGAGGAGGCTCGCGCCTTGGCATTCTCCATCCTGAGGCGCTTGAGTGCTAACTACATGCGACTTCCCTCGGGGTTGTCGGCCCTTGCGTCAGCTCTTTACCTCGGGCTTGGAGCGCATTTTGGCTTTACCAACCCCGTCTTGAGCTCCATGACGGTGAATGTTGAGAGAGTTCCCGTAGCTGCTGGGGAAGGTCCGTCGATGGCGGCCGATAGGACGTCGCCCAATCTCACCTATACAATTTCCCATGAATACAGACACGATTCTCAGTTCTCCACAAAGGTCGTCTACAGTGATACCGGCATTTCGACTACAGATGTCAGTAAACCTGAGGGATCGTCACGGATGACGGAGGATATGGACAACAGCGTTATTGAACTTGACAGTATGACCGATGCGGATTACGAAGTCGATGGTGCAGAAAGCACCGCGTCTGAAATGACATGGAAACAACGTTACATGAAATTACGAGCACAGATGCAGAAACGGGAGCGGTCGCTGTCCCAATACAAACGCAAGATCCTCGAGTCTGTGATGGCAGACATATAA
- a CDS encoding CVNH domain-containing protein: protein MSFHLTAEDIRIEDGHRLVARLRNADGDLQDASIDLNTCLGNDNGHFQWDGVDFSHSAQDVHFAIEGGGQVPVLRAQLANQDGEFQDADVNLSERIENINGEFVFH, encoded by the exons ATGAGCTTCCACCTCACCGCTGAAGACATCCGTATCGAGGATGGCCACAGACTCGTTGCTCGACTCCGTAACGCCGATGGTGATTTGCAGGACGCCTCGATTGACCTAAACACCTGCCTCGGAAACGACAACG GTCACTTTCAATGGGACGGTGTCGACTTCTCTCATTCTGCCCAGGATGTTCACTTCGCCATCGAAGGAGGTGGCCAGGTTCCCGTCCTCCGGGCTCAGTTGGCAAATCAGGACGGCGAATTCCAAGATGCTGACGTGAATCTGTCTGAGCGTATTGAAAATATCAATGGCGAATTCGTTTTCCACTGA